One Helicoverpa armigera isolate CAAS_96S chromosome 12, ASM3070526v1, whole genome shotgun sequence DNA window includes the following coding sequences:
- the Phcl-1 gene encoding glutamate-gated chloride channel isoform X20 has product MGWSCVVARVVAIFLMLGRASALTSDIFAAGKSDKEILDNLLKNSRYDKRLLPPVDGVLTVNVSVLLLSLASPDESSLKYEVEFLLQQQWYDPRLRYSNQSHYDFLNAIHHHEDIWLPDTYFIMHGDFKEFSQHSWDPIIPMHFALRIYRNGTINYLMRRHLILSCQGRLNIFPFDDPLCSFALESISYEQSAITYVWKNDEDTLRKSPSLTTLNAYLIQNQTIPCPIKASWRGNYSCLKVDLIFTRDRAFYFTTVFIPGIILVTSSFITFWLEWNAVPARSMIGVTTMLNFFTTSNGFRSTLPVVSNLTAMNVWDGVCMCFIYASLLEFVCVNYVGRKRPLHNVVYRPGENPVTQRLPAVLSRIGIILASPLEAMAFLQWARQEPQVESSSAGDKKRESTGGADLVSCTACTGPGACTHTANNGGVSEPCFVQVRKKEPPHPIRVAKTIDVIARITFPTAYAVFLIFFFIHYKAFS; this is encoded by the exons ATGGGTTGGTCATGCGTCGTGGCACGCGTTGTGGCCATCTTCCTCATGCTCGGCCGAGCATCAGCCCTCACATCAGACAT ATTTGCAGCGGGAAAGTCGGACAAAGAGATACTGGACAACCTTCTGAAAAACTCCCGCTATGACAAAAGACTGCTGCCACCAGTAGATG gtgTCCTCACCGTAAATGTAAGCGTACTACTTCTTAGCTTAGCCTCTCCAGACGAATCTAGTCTT AAATACGAAGTGGAATTCTTACTTCAGCAGCAGTGGTACGACCCTCGACTGCGCTATTCCAACCAGTCCCATTACGACTTCCTTAACGCCATCCATCATCACGAAGATATCTGGTTGCCGGATACTTATTTCATCATGCACGGTGACTTTAAG GAGTTTTCCCAGCACTCATGG GACCCGATAATACCGATGCATTTCGCTTTGCGAATATATCGCAATGGTACTATAAACTATTTGATGCGGCGGCATCTCATCCTGTCGTGTCAGGGACGGCTCAACATCTTTCCTTTTGATGACCCATTGTGTTCATTTGCCTTAGAAAGTA TATCGTACGAGCAGTCAGCCATCACCTACGTGTGGAAGAACGACGAAGACACGCTGCGCAAGTCGCCGTCACTGACGACTCTCAATGCATACCTCATCCAGAATCAAACCATTCCCTGCCCTATCAAAGCCAGTTGGAGAG GTAACTACAGCTGTCTAAAGGTCGACTTAATATTTACTAGAGACCGAGCGTTCTACTTTACTACAGTATTTATCCCTGGAATAATTCTGGTGACCTCTTCCTTCATCACGTTTTGGCTGGAATGGAATGCAGTACCAGCCCGTTCTATGATAG GTGTAACAACGATGTTGAATTTTTTCACTACATCGAATGGATTCAGATCGACATTGCCAGTGGTGTCGAACCTGACAGCGATGAACGTGTGGGACGGCGTGTGCATGTGTTTTATCTATGCGTCCTTACTAGAGTTCGTGTGTGTCAACTACGTGGGTAGAAAACGACCCCTACACAACGTCGTGTACCGACCCGGTGAAAATCCAGTCACACAG CGATTGCCTGCAGTCCTGAGCAGAATTGGCATTATACTGGCCAGCCCCTTG GAGGCGATGGCTTTCCTCCAATGGGCCAGACAAGAGCCTCAAGTGGAGAGTAGCAGCGCT GGTGATAAAAAGCGTGAGTCTACAGGAGGAGCGGACCTAGTGTCCTGTACAGCGTGCACGGGTCCCGGCGCCTGCACGCACACCGCCAACAATGGCGGCGTCTCGGAG CCATGTTTCGTCCAGGTTCGCAAAAAAGAACCACCGCACCCGATCCGCGTGGCGAAGACGATCGACGTGATCGCACGGATCACGTTCCCCACTGCCTACGCCGTGTTTCTCATCTTCTTCTTCATTCACTATAAGGCGTTCTCTTAA
- the Phcl-1 gene encoding glycine receptor subunit alpha-2 isoform X4 gives MGWSCVVARVVAIFLMLGRASALTSDIFAAGKSDKEILDNLLKNSRYDKRLLPPVDDPEFCCGLTSPNDSLAQNNVGLSSLRPRSHNRGVLTVNVSVLLLSLASPDESSLKYEVEFLLQQQWYDPRLRYSNQSHYDFLNAIHHHEDIWLPDTYFIMHGDFKEFSQHSWDPIIPMHFALRIYRNGTINYLMRRHLILSCQGRLNIFPFDDPLCSFALESISYEQSAITYVWKNDEDTLRKSPSLTTLNAYLIQNQTIPCPIKASWRAEGNSLYEEDEEMTCNLCQRRFEEQGNYSCLKVDLIFTRDRAFYFTTVFIPGIILVTSSFITFWLEWNAVPARSMIGNYSCLKVDLIFTRDRSFYFTTVFIPGIILVTSSFITFWLEWNAVPARVMIGVTTMLNFFTTSNGFRSTLPVVSNLTAMNVWDGVCMCFIYASLLEFVCVNYVGRKRPLHNVVYRPGENPVTQEAMAFLQWARQEPQVESSSAGDKKRESTGGADLVSCTACTGPGACTHTANNGGVSEPCFVQVRKKEPPHPIRVAKTIDVIARITFPTAYAVFLIFFFIHYKAFS, from the exons ATGGGTTGGTCATGCGTCGTGGCACGCGTTGTGGCCATCTTCCTCATGCTCGGCCGAGCATCAGCCCTCACATCAGACAT ATTTGCAGCGGGAAAGTCGGACAAAGAGATACTGGACAACCTTCTGAAAAACTCCCGCTATGACAAAAGACTGCTGCCACCAGTAGATG ATCCAGAATTCTGTTGTGGTCTAACTTCGCCCAACGACTCTCTGGCTCAAAATAATGTTGGGCTCTCGTCTCTGCGGCCTCGCTCGCACAATCGTG gtgTCCTCACCGTAAATGTAAGCGTACTACTTCTTAGCTTAGCCTCTCCAGACGAATCTAGTCTT AAATACGAAGTGGAATTCTTACTTCAGCAGCAGTGGTACGACCCTCGACTGCGCTATTCCAACCAGTCCCATTACGACTTCCTTAACGCCATCCATCATCACGAAGATATCTGGTTGCCGGATACTTATTTCATCATGCACGGTGACTTTAAG GAGTTTTCCCAGCACTCATGG GACCCGATAATACCGATGCATTTCGCTTTGCGAATATATCGCAATGGTACTATAAACTATTTGATGCGGCGGCATCTCATCCTGTCGTGTCAGGGACGGCTCAACATCTTTCCTTTTGATGACCCATTGTGTTCATTTGCCTTAGAAAGTA TATCGTACGAGCAGTCAGCCATCACCTACGTGTGGAAGAACGACGAAGACACGCTGCGCAAGTCGCCGTCACTGACGACTCTCAATGCATACCTCATCCAGAATCAAACCATTCCCTGCCCTATCAAAGCCAGTTGGAGAG CTGAGGGTAATTCACTTTACGAGGAAGACGAAGAGATGACATGTAATCTTTGCCAGAGACGCTTTGAGGAGCAAG GTAACTACAGCTGTCTAAAGGTCGACTTAATATTTACTAGAGACCGAGCGTTCTACTTTACTACAGTATTTATCCCTGGAATAATTCTGGTGACCTCTTCCTTCATCACGTTTTGGCTGGAATGGAATGCAGTACCAGCCCGTTCTATGATAG GTAATTACAGCTGCCTCAAAGTGGATCTTATCTTCACGCGGGATAGATCATTTTACTTCACCACAGTTTTCATTCCGGGGATCATTTTGGTGACATCATCGTTTATTACTTTTTGGCTGGAATGGAATGCAGTGCCTGCTAGAGTAATGATAG GTGTAACAACGATGTTGAATTTTTTCACTACATCGAATGGATTCAGATCGACATTGCCAGTGGTGTCGAACCTGACAGCGATGAACGTGTGGGACGGCGTGTGCATGTGTTTTATCTATGCGTCCTTACTAGAGTTCGTGTGTGTCAACTACGTGGGTAGAAAACGACCCCTACACAACGTCGTGTACCGACCCGGTGAAAATCCAGTCACACAG GAGGCGATGGCTTTCCTCCAATGGGCCAGACAAGAGCCTCAAGTGGAGAGTAGCAGCGCT GGTGATAAAAAGCGTGAGTCTACAGGAGGAGCGGACCTAGTGTCCTGTACAGCGTGCACGGGTCCCGGCGCCTGCACGCACACCGCCAACAATGGCGGCGTCTCGGAG CCATGTTTCGTCCAGGTTCGCAAAAAAGAACCACCGCACCCGATCCGCGTGGCGAAGACGATCGACGTGATCGCACGGATCACGTTCCCCACTGCCTACGCCGTGTTTCTCATCTTCTTCTTCATTCACTATAAGGCGTTCTCTTAA
- the Phcl-1 gene encoding glycine receptor subunit alpha-2 isoform X8: MGWSCVVARVVAIFLMLGRASALTSDIFAAGKSDKEILDNLLKNSRYDKRLLPPVDDPEFCCGLTSPNDSLAQNNVGLSSLRPRSHNRGVLTVNVSVLLLSLASPDESSLKYEVEFLLQQQWYDPRLRYSNQSHYDFLNAIHHHEDIWLPDTYFIMHGDFKEFSQHSWDPIIPMHFALRIYRNGTINYLMRRHLILSCQGRLNIFPFDDPLCSFALESISYEQSAITYVWKNDEDTLRKSPSLTTLNAYLIQNQTIPCPIKASWRAEGNSLYEEDEEMTCNLCQRRFEEQGNYSCLKVDLIFTRDRAFYFTTVFIPGIILVTSSFITFWLEWNAVPARSMIGNYSCLKVDLIFTRDRSFYFTTVFIPGIILVTSSFITFWLEWNAVPARVMIGVTTMLNFFTTSNGFRSTLPVVSNLTAMNVWDGVCMCFIYASLLEFVCVNYVGRKRPLHNVVYRPGENPVTQGDKKRESTGGADLVSCTACTGPGACTHTANNGGVSEPCFVQVRKKEPPHPIRVAKTIDVIARITFPTAYAVFLIFFFIHYKAFS; this comes from the exons ATGGGTTGGTCATGCGTCGTGGCACGCGTTGTGGCCATCTTCCTCATGCTCGGCCGAGCATCAGCCCTCACATCAGACAT ATTTGCAGCGGGAAAGTCGGACAAAGAGATACTGGACAACCTTCTGAAAAACTCCCGCTATGACAAAAGACTGCTGCCACCAGTAGATG ATCCAGAATTCTGTTGTGGTCTAACTTCGCCCAACGACTCTCTGGCTCAAAATAATGTTGGGCTCTCGTCTCTGCGGCCTCGCTCGCACAATCGTG gtgTCCTCACCGTAAATGTAAGCGTACTACTTCTTAGCTTAGCCTCTCCAGACGAATCTAGTCTT AAATACGAAGTGGAATTCTTACTTCAGCAGCAGTGGTACGACCCTCGACTGCGCTATTCCAACCAGTCCCATTACGACTTCCTTAACGCCATCCATCATCACGAAGATATCTGGTTGCCGGATACTTATTTCATCATGCACGGTGACTTTAAG GAGTTTTCCCAGCACTCATGG GACCCGATAATACCGATGCATTTCGCTTTGCGAATATATCGCAATGGTACTATAAACTATTTGATGCGGCGGCATCTCATCCTGTCGTGTCAGGGACGGCTCAACATCTTTCCTTTTGATGACCCATTGTGTTCATTTGCCTTAGAAAGTA TATCGTACGAGCAGTCAGCCATCACCTACGTGTGGAAGAACGACGAAGACACGCTGCGCAAGTCGCCGTCACTGACGACTCTCAATGCATACCTCATCCAGAATCAAACCATTCCCTGCCCTATCAAAGCCAGTTGGAGAG CTGAGGGTAATTCACTTTACGAGGAAGACGAAGAGATGACATGTAATCTTTGCCAGAGACGCTTTGAGGAGCAAG GTAACTACAGCTGTCTAAAGGTCGACTTAATATTTACTAGAGACCGAGCGTTCTACTTTACTACAGTATTTATCCCTGGAATAATTCTGGTGACCTCTTCCTTCATCACGTTTTGGCTGGAATGGAATGCAGTACCAGCCCGTTCTATGATAG GTAATTACAGCTGCCTCAAAGTGGATCTTATCTTCACGCGGGATAGATCATTTTACTTCACCACAGTTTTCATTCCGGGGATCATTTTGGTGACATCATCGTTTATTACTTTTTGGCTGGAATGGAATGCAGTGCCTGCTAGAGTAATGATAG GTGTAACAACGATGTTGAATTTTTTCACTACATCGAATGGATTCAGATCGACATTGCCAGTGGTGTCGAACCTGACAGCGATGAACGTGTGGGACGGCGTGTGCATGTGTTTTATCTATGCGTCCTTACTAGAGTTCGTGTGTGTCAACTACGTGGGTAGAAAACGACCCCTACACAACGTCGTGTACCGACCCGGTGAAAATCCAGTCACACAG GGTGATAAAAAGCGTGAGTCTACAGGAGGAGCGGACCTAGTGTCCTGTACAGCGTGCACGGGTCCCGGCGCCTGCACGCACACCGCCAACAATGGCGGCGTCTCGGAG CCATGTTTCGTCCAGGTTCGCAAAAAAGAACCACCGCACCCGATCCGCGTGGCGAAGACGATCGACGTGATCGCACGGATCACGTTCCCCACTGCCTACGCCGTGTTTCTCATCTTCTTCTTCATTCACTATAAGGCGTTCTCTTAA
- the Phcl-1 gene encoding glutamate-gated chloride channel alpha isoform X31, with amino-acid sequence MGWSCVVARVVAIFLMLGRASALTSDIFAAGKSDKEILDNLLKNSRYDKRLLPPVDDPEFCCGLTSPNDSLAQNNVGLSSLRPRSHNRGVLTVNVSVLLLSLASPDESSLKYEVEFLLQQQWYDPRLRYSNQSHYDFLNAIHHHEDIWLPDTYFIMHGDFKDPIIPMHFALRIYRNGTINYLMRRHLILSCQGRLNIFPFDDPLCSFALESISYEQSAITYVWKNDEDTLRKSPSLTTLNAYLIQNQTIPCPIKASWRGVTTMLNFFTTSNGFRSTLPVVSNLTAMNVWDGVCMCFIYASLLEFVCVNYVGRKRPLHNVVYRPGENPVTQRLPAVLSRIGIILASPLEAMAFLQWARQEPQVESSSAGDKKRESTGGADLVSCTACTGPGACTHTANNGGVSEVRKKEPPHPIRVAKTIDVIARITFPTAYAVFLIFFFIHYKAFS; translated from the exons ATGGGTTGGTCATGCGTCGTGGCACGCGTTGTGGCCATCTTCCTCATGCTCGGCCGAGCATCAGCCCTCACATCAGACAT ATTTGCAGCGGGAAAGTCGGACAAAGAGATACTGGACAACCTTCTGAAAAACTCCCGCTATGACAAAAGACTGCTGCCACCAGTAGATG ATCCAGAATTCTGTTGTGGTCTAACTTCGCCCAACGACTCTCTGGCTCAAAATAATGTTGGGCTCTCGTCTCTGCGGCCTCGCTCGCACAATCGTG gtgTCCTCACCGTAAATGTAAGCGTACTACTTCTTAGCTTAGCCTCTCCAGACGAATCTAGTCTT AAATACGAAGTGGAATTCTTACTTCAGCAGCAGTGGTACGACCCTCGACTGCGCTATTCCAACCAGTCCCATTACGACTTCCTTAACGCCATCCATCATCACGAAGATATCTGGTTGCCGGATACTTATTTCATCATGCACGGTGACTTTAAG GACCCGATAATACCGATGCATTTCGCTTTGCGAATATATCGCAATGGTACTATAAACTATTTGATGCGGCGGCATCTCATCCTGTCGTGTCAGGGACGGCTCAACATCTTTCCTTTTGATGACCCATTGTGTTCATTTGCCTTAGAAAGTA TATCGTACGAGCAGTCAGCCATCACCTACGTGTGGAAGAACGACGAAGACACGCTGCGCAAGTCGCCGTCACTGACGACTCTCAATGCATACCTCATCCAGAATCAAACCATTCCCTGCCCTATCAAAGCCAGTTGGAGAG GTGTAACAACGATGTTGAATTTTTTCACTACATCGAATGGATTCAGATCGACATTGCCAGTGGTGTCGAACCTGACAGCGATGAACGTGTGGGACGGCGTGTGCATGTGTTTTATCTATGCGTCCTTACTAGAGTTCGTGTGTGTCAACTACGTGGGTAGAAAACGACCCCTACACAACGTCGTGTACCGACCCGGTGAAAATCCAGTCACACAG CGATTGCCTGCAGTCCTGAGCAGAATTGGCATTATACTGGCCAGCCCCTTG GAGGCGATGGCTTTCCTCCAATGGGCCAGACAAGAGCCTCAAGTGGAGAGTAGCAGCGCT GGTGATAAAAAGCGTGAGTCTACAGGAGGAGCGGACCTAGTGTCCTGTACAGCGTGCACGGGTCCCGGCGCCTGCACGCACACCGCCAACAATGGCGGCGTCTCGGAG GTTCGCAAAAAAGAACCACCGCACCCGATCCGCGTGGCGAAGACGATCGACGTGATCGCACGGATCACGTTCCCCACTGCCTACGCCGTGTTTCTCATCTTCTTCTTCATTCACTATAAGGCGTTCTCTTAA
- the Phcl-1 gene encoding glutamate-gated chloride channel isoform X33: protein MGWSCVVARVVAIFLMLGRASALTSDIFAAGKSDKEILDNLLKNSRYDKRLLPPVDGVLTVNVSVLLLSLASPDESSLKYEVEFLLQQQWYDPRLRYSNQSHYDFLNAIHHHEDIWLPDTYFIMHGDFKDPIIPMHFALRIYRNGTINYLMRRHLILSCQGRLNIFPFDDPLCSFALESISYEQSAITYVWKNDEDTLRKSPSLTTLNAYLIQNQTIPCPIKASWRAEGNSLYEEDEEMTCNLCQRRFEEQGNYSCLKVDLIFTRDRAFYFTTVFIPGIILVTSSFITFWLEWNAVPARSMIGNYSCLKVDLIFTRDRSFYFTTVFIPGIILVTSSFITFWLEWNAVPARVMIGVTTMLNFFTTSNGFRSTLPVVSNLTAMNVWDGVCMCFIYASLLEFVCVNYVGRKRPLHNVVYRPGENPVTQRLPAVLSRIGIILASPLEAMAFLQWARQEPQVESSSAGDKKRESTGGADLVSCTACTGPGACTHTANNGGVSEVRKKEPPHPIRVAKTIDVIARITFPTAYAVFLIFFFIHYKAFS from the exons ATGGGTTGGTCATGCGTCGTGGCACGCGTTGTGGCCATCTTCCTCATGCTCGGCCGAGCATCAGCCCTCACATCAGACAT ATTTGCAGCGGGAAAGTCGGACAAAGAGATACTGGACAACCTTCTGAAAAACTCCCGCTATGACAAAAGACTGCTGCCACCAGTAGATG gtgTCCTCACCGTAAATGTAAGCGTACTACTTCTTAGCTTAGCCTCTCCAGACGAATCTAGTCTT AAATACGAAGTGGAATTCTTACTTCAGCAGCAGTGGTACGACCCTCGACTGCGCTATTCCAACCAGTCCCATTACGACTTCCTTAACGCCATCCATCATCACGAAGATATCTGGTTGCCGGATACTTATTTCATCATGCACGGTGACTTTAAG GACCCGATAATACCGATGCATTTCGCTTTGCGAATATATCGCAATGGTACTATAAACTATTTGATGCGGCGGCATCTCATCCTGTCGTGTCAGGGACGGCTCAACATCTTTCCTTTTGATGACCCATTGTGTTCATTTGCCTTAGAAAGTA TATCGTACGAGCAGTCAGCCATCACCTACGTGTGGAAGAACGACGAAGACACGCTGCGCAAGTCGCCGTCACTGACGACTCTCAATGCATACCTCATCCAGAATCAAACCATTCCCTGCCCTATCAAAGCCAGTTGGAGAG CTGAGGGTAATTCACTTTACGAGGAAGACGAAGAGATGACATGTAATCTTTGCCAGAGACGCTTTGAGGAGCAAG GTAACTACAGCTGTCTAAAGGTCGACTTAATATTTACTAGAGACCGAGCGTTCTACTTTACTACAGTATTTATCCCTGGAATAATTCTGGTGACCTCTTCCTTCATCACGTTTTGGCTGGAATGGAATGCAGTACCAGCCCGTTCTATGATAG GTAATTACAGCTGCCTCAAAGTGGATCTTATCTTCACGCGGGATAGATCATTTTACTTCACCACAGTTTTCATTCCGGGGATCATTTTGGTGACATCATCGTTTATTACTTTTTGGCTGGAATGGAATGCAGTGCCTGCTAGAGTAATGATAG GTGTAACAACGATGTTGAATTTTTTCACTACATCGAATGGATTCAGATCGACATTGCCAGTGGTGTCGAACCTGACAGCGATGAACGTGTGGGACGGCGTGTGCATGTGTTTTATCTATGCGTCCTTACTAGAGTTCGTGTGTGTCAACTACGTGGGTAGAAAACGACCCCTACACAACGTCGTGTACCGACCCGGTGAAAATCCAGTCACACAG CGATTGCCTGCAGTCCTGAGCAGAATTGGCATTATACTGGCCAGCCCCTTG GAGGCGATGGCTTTCCTCCAATGGGCCAGACAAGAGCCTCAAGTGGAGAGTAGCAGCGCT GGTGATAAAAAGCGTGAGTCTACAGGAGGAGCGGACCTAGTGTCCTGTACAGCGTGCACGGGTCCCGGCGCCTGCACGCACACCGCCAACAATGGCGGCGTCTCGGAG GTTCGCAAAAAAGAACCACCGCACCCGATCCGCGTGGCGAAGACGATCGACGTGATCGCACGGATCACGTTCCCCACTGCCTACGCCGTGTTTCTCATCTTCTTCTTCATTCACTATAAGGCGTTCTCTTAA
- the Phcl-1 gene encoding glycine receptor subunit alpha-2 isoform X17: MGWSCVVARVVAIFLMLGRASALTSDIFAAGKSDKEILDNLLKNSRYDKRLLPPVDGVLTVNVSVLLLSLASPDESSLKYEVEFLLQQQWYDPRLRYSNQSHYDFLNAIHHHEDIWLPDTYFIMHGDFKEFSQHSWDPIIPMHFALRIYRNGTINYLMRRHLILSCQGRLNIFPFDDPLCSFALESISYEQSAITYVWKNDEDTLRKSPSLTTLNAYLIQNQTIPCPIKASWRAEGNSLYEEDEEMTCNLCQRRFEEQGNYSCLKVDLIFTRDRAFYFTTVFIPGIILVTSSFITFWLEWNAVPARSMIGVTTMLNFFTTSNGFRSTLPVVSNLTAMNVWDGVCMCFIYASLLEFVCVNYVGRKRPLHNVVYRPGENPVTQRLPAVLSRIGIILASPLGDKKRESTGGADLVSCTACTGPGACTHTANNGGVSEPCFVQVRKKEPPHPIRVAKTIDVIARITFPTAYAVFLIFFFIHYKAFS; this comes from the exons ATGGGTTGGTCATGCGTCGTGGCACGCGTTGTGGCCATCTTCCTCATGCTCGGCCGAGCATCAGCCCTCACATCAGACAT ATTTGCAGCGGGAAAGTCGGACAAAGAGATACTGGACAACCTTCTGAAAAACTCCCGCTATGACAAAAGACTGCTGCCACCAGTAGATG gtgTCCTCACCGTAAATGTAAGCGTACTACTTCTTAGCTTAGCCTCTCCAGACGAATCTAGTCTT AAATACGAAGTGGAATTCTTACTTCAGCAGCAGTGGTACGACCCTCGACTGCGCTATTCCAACCAGTCCCATTACGACTTCCTTAACGCCATCCATCATCACGAAGATATCTGGTTGCCGGATACTTATTTCATCATGCACGGTGACTTTAAG GAGTTTTCCCAGCACTCATGG GACCCGATAATACCGATGCATTTCGCTTTGCGAATATATCGCAATGGTACTATAAACTATTTGATGCGGCGGCATCTCATCCTGTCGTGTCAGGGACGGCTCAACATCTTTCCTTTTGATGACCCATTGTGTTCATTTGCCTTAGAAAGTA TATCGTACGAGCAGTCAGCCATCACCTACGTGTGGAAGAACGACGAAGACACGCTGCGCAAGTCGCCGTCACTGACGACTCTCAATGCATACCTCATCCAGAATCAAACCATTCCCTGCCCTATCAAAGCCAGTTGGAGAG CTGAGGGTAATTCACTTTACGAGGAAGACGAAGAGATGACATGTAATCTTTGCCAGAGACGCTTTGAGGAGCAAG GTAACTACAGCTGTCTAAAGGTCGACTTAATATTTACTAGAGACCGAGCGTTCTACTTTACTACAGTATTTATCCCTGGAATAATTCTGGTGACCTCTTCCTTCATCACGTTTTGGCTGGAATGGAATGCAGTACCAGCCCGTTCTATGATAG GTGTAACAACGATGTTGAATTTTTTCACTACATCGAATGGATTCAGATCGACATTGCCAGTGGTGTCGAACCTGACAGCGATGAACGTGTGGGACGGCGTGTGCATGTGTTTTATCTATGCGTCCTTACTAGAGTTCGTGTGTGTCAACTACGTGGGTAGAAAACGACCCCTACACAACGTCGTGTACCGACCCGGTGAAAATCCAGTCACACAG CGATTGCCTGCAGTCCTGAGCAGAATTGGCATTATACTGGCCAGCCCCTTG GGTGATAAAAAGCGTGAGTCTACAGGAGGAGCGGACCTAGTGTCCTGTACAGCGTGCACGGGTCCCGGCGCCTGCACGCACACCGCCAACAATGGCGGCGTCTCGGAG CCATGTTTCGTCCAGGTTCGCAAAAAAGAACCACCGCACCCGATCCGCGTGGCGAAGACGATCGACGTGATCGCACGGATCACGTTCCCCACTGCCTACGCCGTGTTTCTCATCTTCTTCTTCATTCACTATAAGGCGTTCTCTTAA
- the Phcl-1 gene encoding glycine receptor subunit alpha-3 isoform X26, protein MGWSCVVARVVAIFLMLGRASALTSDIFAAGKSDKEILDNLLKNSRYDKRLLPPVDGVLTVNVSVLLLSLASPDESSLKYEVEFLLQQQWYDPRLRYSNQSHYDFLNAIHHHEDIWLPDTYFIMHGDFKEFSQHSWDPIIPMHFALRIYRNGTINYLMRRHLILSCQGRLNIFPFDDPLCSFALESISYEQSAITYVWKNDEDTLRKSPSLTTLNAYLIQNQTIPCPIKASWRGVTTMLNFFTTSNGFRSTLPVVSNLTAMNVWDGVCMCFIYASLLEFVCVNYVGRKRPLHNVVYRPGENPVTQRLPAVLSRIGIILASPLEAMAFLQWARQEPQVESSSAGDKKRESTGGADLVSCTACTGPGACTHTANNGGVSEPCFVQVRKKEPPHPIRVAKTIDVIARITFPTAYAVFLIFFFIHYKAFS, encoded by the exons ATGGGTTGGTCATGCGTCGTGGCACGCGTTGTGGCCATCTTCCTCATGCTCGGCCGAGCATCAGCCCTCACATCAGACAT ATTTGCAGCGGGAAAGTCGGACAAAGAGATACTGGACAACCTTCTGAAAAACTCCCGCTATGACAAAAGACTGCTGCCACCAGTAGATG gtgTCCTCACCGTAAATGTAAGCGTACTACTTCTTAGCTTAGCCTCTCCAGACGAATCTAGTCTT AAATACGAAGTGGAATTCTTACTTCAGCAGCAGTGGTACGACCCTCGACTGCGCTATTCCAACCAGTCCCATTACGACTTCCTTAACGCCATCCATCATCACGAAGATATCTGGTTGCCGGATACTTATTTCATCATGCACGGTGACTTTAAG GAGTTTTCCCAGCACTCATGG GACCCGATAATACCGATGCATTTCGCTTTGCGAATATATCGCAATGGTACTATAAACTATTTGATGCGGCGGCATCTCATCCTGTCGTGTCAGGGACGGCTCAACATCTTTCCTTTTGATGACCCATTGTGTTCATTTGCCTTAGAAAGTA TATCGTACGAGCAGTCAGCCATCACCTACGTGTGGAAGAACGACGAAGACACGCTGCGCAAGTCGCCGTCACTGACGACTCTCAATGCATACCTCATCCAGAATCAAACCATTCCCTGCCCTATCAAAGCCAGTTGGAGAG GTGTAACAACGATGTTGAATTTTTTCACTACATCGAATGGATTCAGATCGACATTGCCAGTGGTGTCGAACCTGACAGCGATGAACGTGTGGGACGGCGTGTGCATGTGTTTTATCTATGCGTCCTTACTAGAGTTCGTGTGTGTCAACTACGTGGGTAGAAAACGACCCCTACACAACGTCGTGTACCGACCCGGTGAAAATCCAGTCACACAG CGATTGCCTGCAGTCCTGAGCAGAATTGGCATTATACTGGCCAGCCCCTTG GAGGCGATGGCTTTCCTCCAATGGGCCAGACAAGAGCCTCAAGTGGAGAGTAGCAGCGCT GGTGATAAAAAGCGTGAGTCTACAGGAGGAGCGGACCTAGTGTCCTGTACAGCGTGCACGGGTCCCGGCGCCTGCACGCACACCGCCAACAATGGCGGCGTCTCGGAG CCATGTTTCGTCCAGGTTCGCAAAAAAGAACCACCGCACCCGATCCGCGTGGCGAAGACGATCGACGTGATCGCACGGATCACGTTCCCCACTGCCTACGCCGTGTTTCTCATCTTCTTCTTCATTCACTATAAGGCGTTCTCTTAA